The Macrobrachium nipponense isolate FS-2020 chromosome 8, ASM1510439v2, whole genome shotgun sequence nucleotide sequence aaattgtaatgtctgtaaaagtgtataatggaatatattgaaatgtaggttttataagaataatggcaactatatatttaaaaattatatatgaaatgtaggttttataataataatggcaaactttaatataggtattggtatcggtgagaaatgcattgtaaatggtgtaacgtaaagagccagtcgtgaatactggaaaggggagggattgacttgtgtataaatgatatgggagtgtgtatgtaatatgcaacgcaatgtgcaatttcacgtaacaggtaggtaggtaggtaggtatcgaaacgtcctaaaactgagttctatatcaacacgtaggcatttttttaggtgtctgtcctcaattatataacataatatttcaagtgatatatggtgaaatgattgttttttttaggtggggatatttcaaaacagtttattatacaaatactatggaaaaatgaaaaggaataaacactagaattcacatacatgtttaataaacaaaatagctaaatgcttttatgtaactcaacgtatggttatccccagccagggttcccagatgacaccactaccaaccagccaaagtctaccatgaaaccagccaaaatcccgccaaatggtaaTCCAAAACCAACccaataaccggcaaatatatgtgcgttatatctatctttataaatgcatattttttatcatatatatgcttgtatagcggcatcatagtttttagttttagataatataaattaaaaaattaaactaatataagaatgcaggaaaaaaacgagaagaatgaaattgaaatgaggctcgttccctgagaatccggcagcctgttttgtggtcatctggtgtgtgtgtggatttttattttgttttaattccatctacatattttgcttaaatgttaccaagtttttactgaaaacctattcaaagttccccagattttcctgaaaaccttcaaaaattcccaatctggggagagattcctcaaacgtgggatcagtgtttagctcaaatagaaagtgttttgaaaaccagccaaaataccactaaccagccaaagtgaatttttcaccaccaaattaggaaaaaaaagccaattggcgagaaactgccaaatctgggaaccctgttaccacccaatccttcactcagtccggtagcaatgtagggtGGGCATACtggtaacgtgtttggctaaatacatatatccctcccgtaaacccccatttctttcctcactaagaagtccgagtttaggccaaaagctcccttacagttagcgcatcgcagtagcattagcgcatgcgtagtaggattcactgttgtggtagtagtggtagtagacaaatatggatgtggaacggctccactatagctagttttgttatttcttatttccgcctgtatttcgtgtttttaaaagtgataaatgtggggaaataccacaataacacggcaaaatctccccccaagtggtttctccacGGCCAAAACCCCGTTCCcgcactgggggtcccccttaccgtaggatagagttggggttttgtccccacccaaaaacaaaaccccggttcccaatgggaatcccctttaccgtaggatagagttcaaaggtaaattagagtcgtccgaataaatattacttcaaattcttgctcaggaggtaaaactgcatagaaaaactgcaactgccatactctgggccgccgcggataggtacactagatctacccagTAATTTGTTGAACCGGGTGACACCTCTTATTGAAAAAGTGGATACTAAATTGCGGAAAGCTGTGTCTGCTGCAGAGCGATTAAACCCTCACTCTTTCGTTATTTAGCAACAGGTAGGCTATGTTACTTTGGATTGTACAGGCCTATGCTAGGCTAAGCTAACGTAGCCTGGTGTATTAGGTTATGCATGAAAGAGTgctgattattttgtatttgtagacagttcttgtaaaaaaaaaaataagcttagGCTAGGCTTTTTGTACACTTCGGTCTTTCCaaggaaaaaaaggacaaattctaaaaaaaaaaaaaaaaaacaaaaaaaaaaaaaactaaatgttatGGTTTTGTTATAGAACAGGTAGTACACTATTAGTTAGGTCATTGGAACAACCCCTCTTAAATGAATAGCTCTCTGAAATTACACTATTTTCAATCCTATTTACTACCTGTAAGGAAAACCATTGTCAAATAAGCTTCATAAATATTGTCAAGGCAAAACTCCGTTTGCAGATGGGGTAATGGCTGGGGGGTTAGTCTAACAATTATGCACTGTATGTACATTAggaatattatgtgtatatatatatatatgtatatatgtatatatatatatatataatatatatatatatatatatatatatatatatatatatcatatatatatatatatagatatatatagtatatatatagatatatatatatatatatatatatatatatacacacattatatatatatataagatatatatatatatatatatatatatatatatatatatatatatatatatatatatatatatatatatatatatattttaaatttgctAAAATTACAGTTTCAGCCAAACTTGGATTTTCaataccaaaatatattttaaaatttttagcttatatatatatatatatatatatatatatatatatatatatatatatatatatatactatatatatatctatatatatatatagactaaaatTACAGTTTCAGCCAAACTTGGATTTTCaataccaaaatatattttaaatttttagctTATACAGTGCATTTTGAACAAATTTGACTTTTATATCGCCTACAAATGAGTAGATTTAAAGATCCAGGGGGCCCCCATAATAACTACAATAATGAGGTTCTACTGGGAAATTtggttttttgggtggggaatACACAAACCaagtaaaataagaaaagctgTCTAACCTAACcataccaacctaacctaacctaacctaggtgcCGAGCCCTCCTTACTCTCTTGGCAGGGGAGCTttgcccccctccctcccctaacTTCACTTTAATTTGTGGAATATTCAAGTAAGTTTTTAGTTTGATTCATCTCCAAAAGATATaactagtaaaaaaatatatattcaagttTGGCTGAAACTAATAATACCTAAATTTGTCAAAACAAGGTACTGTAAGTAGATAAAATGAAcagtgtttttaagtttttttcaatcacgaaacacacatttatatatgatgtataaaagCCTAAGGACAAGATTAGTTAAGAACTGTAGGTTTAGCTTCACTATAACTGTGTTATTAGTTAAACTGTTGTTCTTGTTTCAAAGCAAATGTTATTTTGCATAAATTATTAGTCTTGAATGTACTATAGCTAAGGAAATTTTGCTCTCGTTTCAGGAGAATCACAAGTGTCCCTTGGCTATCAGTTTCGTATTAGCCATAATCTGGTTTCATGCATCATACCAGAGACATGCAGAGCCATATACAGCGTGCTGAAAACAGAATATTTAAAACTTCCATCAACTCCTGAGGAATGGAATGAAGTTGCTCTGCATTATTTCCAGCAATGGAATTTTCCAAATTGCATAGGGGTGCACTAGATGGGAAAGAGGTGCTAATTGCCAAGCCTCCACATTCTGGTTCAGAATTTTATGACTATAAAGGTCATTTTAGTATGATCATGATGGCATTAGTTGATGCATCTTACAAgttcatgtatgtaaatataggtGCCAATGGAAGAGCCAGCGATGGTGGTGTTTGGGATAGGTGTAGCCTAAAAGAAGCAATAGATTGCAAATGTTTAAATATCCCATCCTCATGTTGCTTACCTTTCTCTGATAGGCAAAGCCCATATGTCATAGTTGGGGATGAGGCATTCCCACTTAAGCCCTATTTGATGAAGCCTTTTCCAGGAAGAGAATTAAGCaaagaaaaaactatattcaATTATCGTTTGTCAAGAGCAAGGCGCACTTCAGAAAATGCCTTTGGCATCATGTCAGTAGTATTTAAAGTGTTATCAAAACCTATCCATACTAGTCCTAACAATGTAAAGGACATTTTGTTTTCTATAGTggttttgcataattttattcGTGCACAATCTAAGAATTTGTATTCACCCCCTGAAATAAGAGAGATAGGGTTATCAAACAGTGGTTTGGATAGTATTCTTGGACATGGCGGGCGTATACAAATGACGCCAAAATGTAGGAACACATTAATGGAATATTTTAATAATGAAGGAGCAGTACCTTTTCAAGACGAACGAGCCTATATGCActaattttatttgtatgatcaatttttttgttatttttcttagccataaatatttgaatttaCCGAGGGTGGGGGACTGGGGCCTCCCAGCAGCAGGTAATCTTGTTCTATTGAGGGCAAAAGCTTCATTTTCAGGGCAGACACTTCTTGCATACAAaacttcaattttaattttactgtacTGATATAGTGTAAATGGATaatcattgtgtacaaatatatatttcatgtaacaTTGTAAATGTACAAAACCACTTCATACAGTTTAATGGAACTAAAAGTCAGGCCTGAGGTAAATTCTGTTAGGTAGGATGACAGGTACAAGTTTTGTACATATATGGTTTCGTATCAGGCTAAAGTTTTGTTtctttacatatgaatttttgttttttttatgttatacaaTGGAATATTATTTTGCTTGATTATTGATTGATACCAGGACAATAAGGTTTTTTCAGGGCAAAAGCCTTCTGGCCCCCTCTCCTGTGAAAATTTTCTGCCTATGGATATTTGCATTTGTATATACAGtctatttgaaataaaattaatttttgttcaaTTGCTATTATTTGCTCATGAAATTTACTTAGGAGATATCTGGAGGAAACAAAACCTGAAATGTCTTAAATCaactttattaaataaaaagaatatttaaagccATAGAAAATATGTTTAAAGCTACTTGACTGAAAAGATGAGATCTTAATGATTGTGCATTTGAAATTCAAATTAGCACCAGAAATTAATTACTGACAATTCAAATTTTAGCATAAAAATAATTACTGTTTGCATATATCATCAGGTAAGCCATATTCTTCCTCAACATCCATGAGGACTTTGGAAATTCTCAGTGATGCCACCTTTTGACCCTTTGCTGATAGGGACCGTAACCAGTCCTCCACTATTCTTGAATAATTGTAACTAAAGTCATCATGTGTAGGCTTACTAGTATTGCTTGAGCTGTCCAATTCTTTGAGGGTCTGCAGACATTCTTCCTCAAAGGAATTTTGTAGCTTCCTCTTCTTACTGCTGTTACTTGGCTTTTGGCTCTGTGCTGAAGATGAAGCTGTGGGAGTTATTGGTGTATCAGTCTGATCAATATCTCCACTTGACTGGTCAAAGTTTGGGGTAACAGGTTGAATTAGAGAGGCCATACTTGATTCTCCGCTTCCCTCTCCAATTGGAAATGAATCAAATGTGTTCTGATCAACTTCAATAACTAAAGGAGTATCTATAGaatttacctgtaaataaaaataaatataagtattcaTCTACGGTGGATATCTTGATAACATAATAgttcaaagattttatgacaatCATAACATGCTGTGATTACTTCATGGTAAGCAGTAAATACAACTAGCCTATGTGCCACTAGAGGTTAGTCAGCACTGCTGGACTGGTATGAAAGCTTTTTAGTACAAACTTGTAAGTAAGATCATTTTTCATATAAACTGCAGTATAATGGATTAGTTATAGGTAGTGAAGCATTAGTAACtctgaaaattcaaaatatatttaaatatttctaatgtccttactaacctaacctaactttcaATTACCTAGGCCAATATATTGTGCAAATTTGATCCTTAAAAGCCAAGTAATTATACCTATTACCAAACTACTACATGAATAATTATACCACATTTTATGCTCTTTACTTACTTGATTACTAATATCACTGGAATATGTAGGATGTGGAGCCActgtatcttttaaaaaacacatcacATCAAATAGTTCCCACTTTGAGCTTGGTTTACCAGCTGAACCACTTGGAGTACACTGAATTTTTTTGTATTCCCTATTGAAGTATGCCTTCAGATTATTGAATTTTGTCCGCACTTGatctaaaacgaaaaaaatatatatttagctttatttaaataaaaataagctagggctatCCTAGATGTTACTGATATAATTTtgataatgcaaaaaaataaaaaatacataatgagagtaTACCTTAGGCTATAAACAATCTGAGATTcaagatatagatatagcatgCTTAcctgtataaagatcagcaagttcaggaaagttctCTCTTAGTTGCAGGGTGATTTCTaagtaatttttccttttgaGGCCCTTTTTCATGAAGCTATcgtgcttatggtcccataagcatcgtctgtCTCTCATATTTTCAGCCAAAAACTGTTCAGACAATCTTGACCACTGTACAATGCTCTCCATCTTGCTTCTGATGACTTGAATTGCGCGCTTTCCgagatgtaaacaaacaatagagtcgacggtagcgatgggttgaattcgatcggtaccgttttcaaaattcgtgacgacgacaccagaaagtcgtcgtcaaaaacatgaaaagtcgacgtcaaattcaaaagtcgacggaaatttcgctagtgacAGCGCCTTAAGCAGTGACCCAATTGACAGCATTTCCTTTGAATTATCCCTTCTGAGTGAATATGATGCCATATTCACTCAGAATAGTTATTTCGAATAAAATGCTTTAAATTGGGTCACTGACAGGTTGGGAAGTTGGGCACAGGCAGGCCTACTGAACAAAGCCTGAGGTGCAGTGGTACTTTGGTTCCAACTTCTCTCATGACCTGTGTGGTCCAGTTGATAGcacccttgcctttcaattgattGGCCTTTGTTTGATCCCAATGtaagttagaaatttatttctgctccAAAACATGATagtgtttaatatataataataataataatatcttttatttcagctcagggccatatacatgtaatatacaaaatacagacagcaacatacacaatctagatacatgagacatgataaaaaaaatgaataatcggcagcATAAAAGAcattaatcataatactggtaataacagtaataatattggagaaaacaatgcattgagagttataacagttagtgcacagattatataacttaaatttcaactacagaccttaggtggttacagtagtcaggtccacagagctaaatacgaaaactgaatgtataaaaatacctttaacttgatagtattcacagtaataatgaaaaagtaaaatatcaataatagatagaagaatgaaagaatctgcagatgacatcttgccaatacagggATTAAGTTCTTTAGGGggcaaaggcctcattttcccatttagatcttgcttcactccttaggatgcattGTATGaacgagtttatatatatactatatatgtatatatatatatatatatatatatatatatatacgtacgtacgtgtgtgtgtgtgaaaatgacATAGTTAACAAAATACTACTCAGAAGAGGAACCAGATAATCTATGAATTCAAGAAATACATAATTCACCGAGAATATATAGGTTATTGTACCAGATATCTAGATTCAGTACTTGGTTATTGGAAATACT carries:
- the LOC135223024 gene encoding uncharacterized protein LOC135223024 codes for the protein MESIVQWSRLSEQFLAENMRDRRCLWDHKHDSFMKKGLKRKNYLEITLQLRENFPELADLYTDQVRTKFNNLKAYFNREYKKIQCTPSGSAGKPSSKWELFDVMCFLKDTVAPHPTYSSDISNQVNSIDTPLVIEVDQNTFDSFPIGEGSGESSMASLIQPVTPNFDQSSGDIDQTDTPITPTASSSAQSQKPSNSSKKRKLQNSFEEECLQTLKELDSSSNTSKPTHDDFSYNYSRIVEDWLRSLSAKGQKVASLRISKVLMDVEEEYGLPDDICKQ